In a single window of the Lebetimonas sp. JH292 genome:
- the rsmH gene encoding 16S rRNA (cytosine(1402)-N(4))-methyltransferase RsmH translates to MQIPHIPVLLNEVIKLFSPMKEGYFVDCTLGFGGHSVAILKNFPNIKLIGIDQDTDALNFAKKRLFPFKDRIQFINKRASVALKDLKDLEIAGILADIGVSSFQLDNPERGFNFESEILDMRMNKNQDLSAYEVINYYSREEIERILKEFAEERRYKKIAKAIISNRVINSNREFADILGKIGIKDKKSLARIFQAVRIEVNNELGELENLLENAKNIAKPGTILGIITFHSLEDRIVKNKFKEWAKNCICPPEAIRCECGGNHALGKIITKKPVTATNDEIKTNPRSRSAKLRGFLFKEK, encoded by the coding sequence ATGCAAATTCCTCATATACCGGTTCTTTTAAATGAAGTAATAAAACTTTTTTCTCCAATGAAAGAAGGTTATTTTGTTGACTGCACATTAGGTTTTGGCGGTCATAGCGTTGCGATACTTAAAAATTTTCCGAATATTAAACTAATTGGAATAGATCAGGACACGGATGCACTTAATTTTGCAAAGAAAAGACTTTTTCCTTTTAAAGACAGAATCCAATTTATCAACAAAAGGGCCAGTGTTGCTTTAAAAGATTTGAAAGATTTGGAAATTGCAGGTATTTTGGCGGATATAGGGGTCAGTTCTTTTCAGCTTGACAATCCCGAGAGGGGATTTAATTTCGAAAGTGAAATTTTGGATATGAGAATGAATAAAAATCAGGATTTAAGTGCATATGAGGTAATTAATTATTATTCAAGAGAGGAAATTGAAAGAATTTTAAAAGAATTTGCCGAAGAGAGAAGGTATAAAAAAATTGCAAAAGCCATAATTTCCAACCGTGTTATTAATTCAAACCGTGAATTTGCCGATATTTTAGGTAAAATCGGTATAAAAGATAAAAAAAGTCTGGCAAGAATATTTCAGGCCGTCCGCATTGAAGTAAACAATGAACTGGGTGAGCTTGAAAATCTGCTTGAAAATGCAAAGAATATTGCAAAACCAGGCACAATTTTAGGTATAATAACCTTTCATTCACTCGAAGACAGAATAGTAAAAAACAAATTTAAAGAGTGGGCGAAAAACTGTATATGCCCTCCCGAAGCTATCAGATGTGAATGCGGCGGCAATCATGCGTTGGGTAAAATTATTACTAAAAAGCCTGTAACTGCTACAAATGATGAAATAAAGACAAATCCAAGAAGCAGAAGTGCAAAACTTAGGGGGTTTTTATTTAAGGAGAAATAA